The nucleotide sequence AATGCGGTCCAGGCCGGCGCCCGTGCCGTTCATGTTGATGTATTGCAAGTCCAGCATGTGGATGTCAGGACGGTAGTAGAAGCGCTTACCGATCCAGGCCGTGCCGCCGTTCAGGAAATCGAGTCCCTGCGCTTCGACATAGGCCTTGACGATGCCCAGCTTGTTGTCGCCGAAATCGGAATTTGGCGCGTAGGCGTTGACCCAGATGGTGGCCAGGTAGTTCACGCCGCCGGACTTGGCGACGGACTTGGTGTAGCCAAATTCCGTGTAGGCGTCGCACTCATTGCCCAGACGGTATTTCATGGTATTGCCACCAAGGCCGAAGCAGCCTTGCGAACCGCCGTCGCCCGATGTATTGCTGCCGGCGCCAGCGCGCAGGTAGCCATGGAAGCCTTCGGAATCACTTGGGTACATGGGGTCGGCCAGGGAGGAAGCGCTGGCGATGGCCAGGAGCAAGGCAGGTAAGGTTTTCAATGCAGTGCGATTCATGCAGTCTCCAGAATAATGTAGGTGGTAGCGCTGGCGCCCCCGAGGACGGCCACCGCATACGGTCTAATGCCGAAAACCAAGTCTAGCAGCGCTTTTTTAACCACCCTGATACAAAACGAACAAGTGACGATACTTTCTTTCAGAGTGTTGTTTTTGCTGCATATCGATACTCTCGCGCATAGTGGGCTTGCAAAAGAGTATCGAATTGCGGTTTTGGAGTATCAGAAAGTATCAAAGGCCGGTGCTACATTGTGGTCGTGGTGCTAAGTATCTGAGCATTGCCAACGACAAAAAACACTGGAGACACGCAATGAAACGTTCCGCCATCGCCGCGCTATGCGCCGCCTGCCTCAGCTCGTCCGCCTTTGCCGCCACCGACCTGGTCATCGCCACCGTCAACAACGGCCACATGATCGAAATGCAAAAGCTCGGCAAGTTCTTCGAGCAAGCCAATCCCGACATCAAGCTCAAATGGGTGACCCTGGAAGAGGGCGTCTTGCGCCAGCGCATGACCACCGATATCGCCACCAAGGGCGGCCAGTTCGACGTGATGACCATCGGCTTGTATGAAACGCCCATCTGGGGCAAGAAAAACTGGCTGATCCCCATCAAGCCTGACGCCAGATACGATATCGACGACTTGCTGCCGGCCATCCGTGAAGGACTCTCCGGCGACGGCAAGCTGTACGCGTCGCCATTCTATGGCGAAAGCTCGATGATCATGTACCGTAGCGACCTAGTCAAAAAAGCGGGCATGACTATCGAAGACCGCCCCACCTGGAACCAGTTGCGCGACGTTGCTGCCAAGCTGCACGATCCGGCCAACGGCGTGTACGGCATCTGCCTGCGCGGCAAGCCGGGCTGGGGCGACAACATGGCCCTGATCACCACCATGGCCAATTCCTACGGCGGCCAGCTGTTCGATATGCAATGGAAGCCGCAATTTACCAGCAAGCCGTGGAAGGATGCGGTCACCATGTATGTCGACCTGATGAAGAAGTACGGCCCGCCGGGCGCAGCCGCCAACAGTTTCAATGAAAACCTGGCGCTGTTTAACCAGGGCAAGTGCGGCATCTGGATCGACGCGACGATCGCCGCCTCCTTCATTACCGACCCCAAACAAAGCAAGGTGGCCGACAAGGTGGCGTTCGCCCAGTCGCCCGTGGGCGTGACGGAGCGGGGCGCCAACTGGCTGTGGATCTGGTCGCTGGCCATCCCGTCGAGCTCCAAGCACCCGAATGAAGCGCAACGCTTCATCAACTGGGCAACTTCGCCCGACTACGTGAAACTGGTGGCCAAGGAAACGAGCTGGGCCAACGTGCCGACGGGTACGCGCAAATCGACGTATGCCAGCCCCGAGTTCCAGAAAGTGGCGAAATTTGCCGCCGCCGAAGGCAAGGCTCTGGCCACCACGCGCGCCGTGCAAAGCACCATGCTGCCATCGCCATACGTGGGCGTGCAATTTGCGTCCATCCCCGAATTCCAGGTGATCGGCGTGGCTGCCGGCCAGCAGATGGCGGCAGCGCTGCTGGGCAAGGTAACGGTGGACCAGGCGCTGGAATTGTCGCAGCAGACGGCGGAGCGCGAGATGCGTAAAGGTGGCTACTACAAATAAGGCAGTGTCTTTGTCGAGTAGCTTGCTTACCCCAATGGCGTAAAGCAGGGGTCAGTCCTTCGGATCGGAATGCGTCCCATTGGGCCGCATTCCCCCGCCGGGTCTGACCCCAGACTTCCCCTTGTCCCAAGAGAACATTATGAAACGCATTATCCCCCGGACTTTGCTGACGCCGGCCGTGGTCGCCGTCTCCGTCATTTCCGTCATTCCGCTGCTGATTACCCTGTTTTACTCGTTCGTGCGCTATTCCATGCTCGATCCGAGCGGCCATCCTTTCCATGGCCTGGCCAATTTCCACTTTTTCTTTACCGATGCCTCGTTCCTGCCGGCATTGCAGAACACCTTTACCCTGCTGTTTTCCGTCATGCTGATCACGGTGGTGCTGGGTACGGCGCTGGGGCTGCTGATCAATGAAGCCTTCCCGGGGCGCGCCATCGTGCGCGTGCTGTTGATCTCGCCGTTTCTTGTCATGCCGGCCGTGAATGCCCTGATGTGGAAAAACATGCTGCTCAACCCGATCTACGGCCTGTTTGCGCAAATCAGCATCTTCTTTGGCGCCACGCCCGTCGACTGGCTGTCGGCCCACCCCCTGTTTTCCATCATCATGATGGTGTCTTGGCAATGGCTGCCGTTTGCCTGCCTGATCTTCATGACTGCCCTGCAATCGATGGACCGCGAGCAGCTGGAAGCGGCGCGCATGGATGGCGCCACCTACCTGCAGCAGTTGCGCTACCTCTACATTCCCCACCTGGGCCGCGCCGTTTCGGTGGTGCTGATGATCGAGATGATCTTCCTGTTGTCGATATTTGCGGAAATATTCACCACCACGGGCGGCGGTCCCGGCTTCGATACGACCACCATCACCTTCATGATTTATCAGCAGGCATTGCTGTCGTATGACGTGGGAGCGGCCTCGGCCGGTGCCCTGTTCGCCGTGCTCATCGCCAACATCGCCGCCTTCTTCCTGATGCGCGTCATCGGCAAGAATTTGTCGAAATAAGGAGACCTTGATGCCTAGCAAATTCAATCTGGTTGGCCGCACGGCCGCCGCCTGGCTGTGCGCGCTGCTGCTGTTCTTTCCCATTTTCTGGCTGGGCCTGATGGCTTTCAAGACGGAAGGGCAAGCCATTTCCACGCCGCCCCTGCTGTTTTTCACGCCGACCCTCGACAGCTTCCGCGAAGTGCTGGCGCGCGACAATTACTTCGGCTACGCGTGGAACTCGCTATTTACCAGCGTGGTGTCGACCGCCATCGGCCTGTTGATCGCCATTCCCGCCGCGTATTCGATGGCCTTCTTCCCTACGGGCGGCACCATCGGTTTGCTGAAATTCATGCTCAGCTCGCGCTACATGCCCGGCGTGGGCGCCCTGATGCCGATCTATATCTGCTACCAGTACTTCGGCCTGCTCGACACGCGCATTGGCCTGACCATCATGTTCATGCTGATGAATTTGCCCATCATGATCTGGCTGCTGTACACGAGCATGAAGGAGTTGCCGCGCGAAATCCTGGAAGCGTCGCGCATGGATGGCGCCACCGTGTGGGATGAATTCCGCCACGTCGTGCTGCCCCTGTCCGTGGGCGGCATCGCTTCCACGGCCCTCGTGTGCATGGTCTGGTCGTGGAATGAATCGTTCTGGTCGCTGAACCTGGGCGCGTCCAACGCGGGCACCCTGGCTTGGCTCATCGCCTCGTATTCCAGCCCGGAAGGCTTGTTCTGGGCCAAATTGTCGGCCGCTTCCCTGATGGCGATCGCCCCCATCATGGCGCTGGGCTGGTTCTGCCAAAAACAATTGGTCCAGGGTATGACCTTTGGCGCAGTCAAGTAGCATCGAAAAACAAATCAGAAATGAGACAATCATGGCTTACCTTCAACTGAGCAATATCGAAAAATTCTTTGGCGAGCACCGCGCCATCAAGGGCATCGACCTGGACATCCAACAGGGCGAGTTCGTCGTCTTCGTGGGACCGTCAGGTTGCGGAAAATCAACCCTGCTGCGCCTGATCGCGGGGCTGGAGCCGATCGACGGCGGCAAGCTGTCGCTCGACGGGCGCGACATCACGAACGTGCCGTCGTCCAAGCGCGACCTGGCGATGGTGTTCCAGTCGTATGCGCTGTACCCGCACATGACGGTGTTCCAGAACATGTCGTTCGCCTTGAAACTGGCCGGCGTCGATCCGGCCATCATCCGCGAGAAAGTCGACAAGGCGGCCGCCATCCTTGACCTGGGGAAGTACCTGGAACGCACGCCGAAGGAGCTGTCGGGCGGCCAGCGCCAGAGGGTGGCCATCGGCCGCGCCATCGTGCGCGACCCGAAAGTGTTTTTGTTCGATGAACCGCTGTCGAACCTCGATGCGGCCCTGCGCGTGCAGACGCGCATCGAGATCGCCAAGCTGCACCGCGAGCTGGGCGCCACCACCATCTATGTCACGCACGACCAGGTCGAGGCGATGACCCTGGCCGACAGGGTGGTGGTGCTGCGCGACGGCCAGATCGAGCAGCATGGCGCGCCACTGGAACTGTATGACCATCCCGCCAACCGTTTTGTCGCGCAATTCATCGGCACGCCCAGCATGAACGTGGTACCCGCCGACGCGGCACCGCAGCTGCTGGCGCAGGCGGGCAGCGCGGCGCAGGCCGATGGTTTTGTCGGCATCCGCCCCGAACACGTGCACCTGGGCGCGGCGCAGCCGGGCAGCGTGCCCGTCACCGTCGACCTGGTAGAGTCCCTGGGCGTGGAAACGCTCACTTATGTGCGCTTGCCGAACAATGTGCAGCTGGTCTCGCGCGGAGCAGAACGCAGCAGCCTGCAGCCGGGCCAGCAGACGCATTTGACGTTCGAACCGGGCTTCGTGCATTATTTTGACCGCGCCGGCAAGACTTACGCGGCGGCGAAAGGAGCGCTGTAATGGACGCGATCGCATTGAAGCAGGCGAACCTGGAGCGACTGCCCGCCAACGTTGCCGTGCCCGCGTATGTGCGCGGCGCGCTCGTGGACAGCATCGTGCATATCGGCGTGGGCGGCTTTTTCCGCGCCCACCAGGCCGTGTACCTTGACGATTTGCTGGCCTTGCCCGGAAATGAGCAATGGGGCTATTGCGGCGTGGGCTTGCTGCCGCATGACGCGGCCATGCGCGACGCCATGCGGATGCAGGACGGCTTGTACACGGTGGTCGAGCGCAGTGCAGCCGGCGATACCGCGCGCATCATCGGCTGCATAGGCGAATACCTGTATGCGCCCGACGAGCCGCAGGCCGTGCTGGAAAAACTGGCCGATCCTGGCACGCGCATCGTCGCGCTGACCATCACCGAGGGCGGCTACTATGTGAACCAGGGCACGGGCGAATTCGACGCGCAACACCCCGACATCGTGCATGAACTGGCGCACCCGCAGGCGCCGCGCTGCTCGTTCGGCTACCTGGCCGCCGCCCTGGCCTTGCGCCACCGGCGCGGCCTGGCGCCCTTTACCATCATGTCCTGCGACAACCTGCAAAACAATGGCGATGTGACGCGCAAGATGCTGCTGGCCTTTGTCGCCCTGCGCGACGGGGAACTGGCGCGCTGGCTGGCCACGCATGGCAGCTTCCCCAACAGCATGGTCGACCGCATCACGCCGGCCACCACGGATGAACACCGGGCGCTGGTGCGTGACAGCTTCGGCATCGTCGATGCCTGGCCCGTTGTGTGCGAGCCGTTCCGCCAGTGGGTTATCGAAGACGAATTCCCGCAGGGCCGGCCGGCCTGGGAAAAGGTGGGCGCGCAGATGACGCACGACGTGCTGCCATATGAAAAAATGAAGCTACGCTTGCTCAATGCCAGCCACCAGGCCCTGTGCTACATCGGCATGCAGCTCGGCTACACGTTTGCGCATGAAGCGATGCTTGACCCTGGCATCCGCGCGCTCGTGCGGCGCATGATGGATGACGAGGTCACGCCCCTGCTCGGCGCAGTGGAAGGCATCAACCTGGCCAGCTACAAGGATACCTTGATCGAGCGCTTTTCGAATCCGGCGGTGCGCGACCAGTTGGCGCGCATCGGTACGGAAGGCTCCGCGCGCATCCCGAAATTCGTGCTGCCCTCCGTGCGCGAAGCGCTGGCGCAAGATGGCGCCATCAAGCTGCTGGCTTTCACGGTGGCGTGCTGGTTCCGCTACCTGGAAGGCCACGACGAGCAGGGGCGCGAGATGCCCCTGAACGACCCGTATGCGGTGCGCCTGCGCGCGCTGGCGCTGCAGGGCGGGGCGGATACCTCGCCGTTGCTGTCCTTGCGCGAGCTGTTTGGCGACCTTTCCGACACGCCCGCGTTTACGCAGGCGGTGGGGCAGGCGCTGGCCAGCCTGTACGGGCTGGGCGCGCGCGCGGCGCTGGAACGGGTACTGGCCTGACGGGGAGGCGCGCCATGCCACGCAAAGCCGATGCCGCATTGCCGCAGATGGAGCTGGAACAGCAGCGCGACGCCACGCCCGGCTTCGAGCCGAAAGGCAGTTTCGGCTTCATCCGCTACCTGGAGCACGGCTTTCCGAATGCGCTGGTGCGCTGGCATTACCACGACGAGTACGAGCTGCACCTGATCGTCAAGACGAGCGGCAAGGTCTTCGTGGGCGACTACATCGGCCAGTTTGCACCCGGCCACCTGGTGCTGACGGGGCCGCGCGTGCCGCACAACTGGGTCTCGCTCGACACGCCTCCCGAAGGCGTGGCCCTGCGCGACATGGTGATCCAGTTTTCGCATGCGCCGCTCGCTTCGATGGCGGCCGCCATCCCGGAACTGAAAGGAATTTTTCCGCTGCTGCAGCGCGCCCTGCACGGCGTGGAGTTTTTCGGGGCCAGCGAGCAGTCGCTGCGGCGCTTCCGGCGCATCCGCGACAGCAGCGGTTTGCCGCGCTTCATCGAGTTTCTGACCTTGCTGGGCGAACTGGCGCAGACGAGCGACTACCAGCTGCTGTCGACGGTGCCCATGCAGTCGAGCGACGACGACGTGGCTTTGGCGCGCATCAGTTCAGCCATCAACTTCATCGTGCACAATTACAGCAGCCAGTTTTCGCTGAAACAGCTGGCTGAGCAGGTGGACATGCCAGAGCGGACGTTTTCGCGCTTCTTTCGCAGCGCCACGGGCAACAGCTTCACGGACTTCGTCAACCGCCTGCGCATCAACAAGGCGTGCCAGCTGCTGATGGAGACGGAGCGCTATGTCAGCAACATCTGCTACGAAGCGGGATTCAATAATGTGGCCAACTTCAACCGGCGCTTCCTGGAATTGAAGGGCATGACGCCGAAGGAGTTTCGCCAGCAGGCGCTGGGCCGCTTTGGGGAATGACGGTAATTGGAGTACATTGGATGGCACAGGCGGGACAGCCTGGGAGGGACAAGCATGGAACACCTGTGGCAAAAGGACAGCGATCGCAAGGCGCCCGAACTGGAGCGCGAAAGCTACGACGGCATCATCAATTACCTGGAACATGGCTATCCCAGTTCGCGCGTGCGCTGGCACTGCCATGAAGAGTATGAACTGCACCTGATCGTCGCCACCAGCGGACGATTGTTCGTGGGCGACTATATCGGCGAGTTCTCGCCCGGCCACCTGGTGCTGACGGGGCCGCGCCTGCCGCACAACTGGATTTCCAACGTGGTGCCGGAAGGGGGCGTGGCCTTGCGCGACATGATCGTGCAATTCGCCCACGCGCCGCTGGCCGGCGCCGCGCGTGTCATCCCCGAATTGCGCGAACTGCTGCCGCTGCTGGAGCGCTCCAGCTATGGCGTGGAGTTTTTTGACATGGGCCACGAGGCCGAGCAGCACCTGGCGCGCATCCGCGTCACGCATGGCGCCGAGCGCTTCGCCGAATTCGTGCAATTAATGAGCAAGCTGGCGCGCACCGCCAATTACCGTTTGCTGTCGAGCGCCTCCCTGCGTTCGTACGACGATGACGCCACCCTGGCCAAGGTCAATGCCGTCCTCAACTACATCACGGACAATTACCGCGAGCCGATTTCGGCGGAAATGCTGGCCGAGCAGGTCGGCATGTCCCTGAGCAAATTCTCGCGCTTCTTCCGCAAGGCGACAGGCAACAGCTTCACGGATTTCATCAGCCGCCTGCGCATCAACAAGGCCTGCCAGCTGCTGATGGATACCGATCATTATGTGTCGAACGTCTGCTACGACGTGGGTTTTCAGAACGTGGCCAACTTCAACCGCCGCTTCCTGCAGGTGAAGGGCGTCACGCCCAAGGAATTCCGGCGCCAGGCCGACGGCCGCTTTGGCGGCATCGGCGGGCCTGTTGCGGATACGCCACTGGCCTAGCCGCTGTCATTACCTTGTCATTATGCCCAGCTAATCTCCTCGGTTTCACTCTCAACCTGAACCGAGGAATGCATGAACGTCGCAGCGACCCTGATACCGACCCCGAAACTGACCCTGCTGGCCATCGCCGCCGGCTTGTGCCTGTCCGCTTGCGGCGGCAGCGATAATACGCCGGCGGAACCGGCCAAGCCCGTGGCGCAGACGGGCGTCTTCCTCGACGGCGCGGTGGAGGGCCTCGATTACGTGGCCGGTAGTGCGGCCAAGGCCAGCACCAATGCCAAGGGCGAATTCATTTGCAACCCTGGCGAGACGGTGGCTTTCAGTGTGGGCGGCCTGGCCCTGGGTTCGGCGCCATGCGGCGCCGTCGTCACGCCGCTGGCGCTGGCCGGCAGCACGAATGTGGCGGACGACAAGGTCGTCAACCGCCTGCTGGCGCTGCAACTGCTCGATGACGACAGCGATCCGTCGAACGGCATCAAGCTCACGGCCGAAGTGAAGACGGCGCTGGCCGGCAAGACACTGGACTTTGCCAGCGCCCCCGCCGTATTCAATACGGCCCTGGCCGCACACTTGAGCAGCGCGGGCGGAAAATTCGCCAGCCGCACGGTCGACGGGGAGCGCCGCGCCCTCGTGCGCGAGCATTTCGAAGACACCCTCGCTTCCAAGGTGGGTGCGCCCTTCAATGAAGCGCTGACGCAGGCTAATTCGGTCGGCGAAGTGAAAGTCACGGTGACGCGCTACCAGATCCAGGCGGCGGACAAATACTATGTACCGTACGAAGGCGCGAATGCCAAGATCAAGGGCGAGTTCCCGAACGGCTTTTTGCCGTCGTACGGCTCCGGCCTGGCCTACAAGGGCAAGAATGCGGCGGGCGACCTGGAGTTCTATGGCTTGACGGACCGCGGCCCGAACGGCGACGGTCCGCTGGTGCCCGATCCATCGGGCAAGGGCACCATCGGCAGCAAGATCTTCCCGTCGCCCAGCTTTACTCCCTCTTTTGGCGTGCTCACGGTGGGCAAGAACGGCGCCATCTTGACTTCGTCGACGCCGATCAAGGTGTCCGCCACGGTGAACACCTCGGGCTTGCCCGTGCCGGTGGGCGCGGTGGGCAATTCGGCCGAGATTCCCGTCATGGATGTGATGAAGTTCGACCCGGCCGGCAAGGCCGTCTTCAACGCGGGCGGCCTCGATTCGGAAGCCATCGTCGTCGATGCGAAGCGCAACGCGCTGTGGGTGTCCGACGAATACGGCCCCTTCATCATCAGGATCGATGCGGCCACGGGTATCATCCAGGCCAAGTACGAGCCGGGCAAGGGCTTGCCGGCGCTGTTCGCCAAGCGCCGCGCGAACCGGGGCATGGAAGGCATGACCCTCGACACGAGCAACGACAAGCTGTACGCCTTCCTGCAAAGCCCCCTGTCCGATGGCACGGCACCGTACTCGGTGACGAAGAAAAATGAACAGGTGGAGCGTTTCGCCCGCTTTACGCGCTGGATCGAATTCGATCCGACGACGGGCACCAGCGGCAAGATGTATGCGTATCCCCTGAATGCGGCCGATTACCAGGATGGCCGCACGGGCAATGCCAAGCTGGGCGACATGGTGGCGCTGGGCGGCGGCAAGTTCCTCGTCATCGAGCAGGGTGCCGCGCCATCGGGCAAGGTCTTCAATAAACTGATGCTGGTCGAATTGAAGGGCGCCACCGATATCGCGGCCGCCGCCTTCAACGCGACGACCTCCGACCTGGAAAAGAGCAGCATGGGCGGCGCGGCCGTCAATGGCGCCGACTGGGCCGCTGTCACGCCGCTCAAGAAAACCCTGCTGTTGGACTTGAACGCCATCGGCTGGGCGGCGGAAAAGGCGGAAGGACTGACCCTGATCGACGACTCCACCATCGCGCTGGCCAACGACAATGACTTCGGCCTGAAAACCAAGATCTTTGACGCGAATGGCGTGGAAGTGGCGGACGCCGACGTGACCAAGTGCACGGTCGACGCGAACGGCGCCATCGTCACCAGCGCTGCCGTCGGCTGCACTGCGGGCAATACCATCCGCGTGGCGCGCGGCGACGACCGTGAACGTCCAAGCCGTTTGTGGATCGTGAAGTTCGCCAAGGCGCTCAATACGTATTGATATGATGTGCAGTGTCGGATTACGCGGCGCGCGCGCCGCTAATCCGACCTACAAAACAAAAAGCCGCGCGGTGCTGGATGCACCGCGCGGCTTTTTATTGTGGAAATCGAGGGTAGTTCGGATTAGGCGGGGCCGCCGAGGCCAAAGGCCGTAATCCGACATTCACCCGCTTACTTCTTGGTGTAGGTATTCAACCAATCCAAAACCGTGTGATGCCACAGCAGCGAGTTGGCCGGTTTCAGCACCCAGTGGTTTTCGTCAGGGAAGACCAGCAGCTTGCTCGGGATACCCTGGCGCTGCAGCGCCGTGAAGGTGCCCAGGCCTTGCGCGGTGGGGATGCGGAAGTCCAGGTCGCCCTGGACCACCAGCATCGGCGTCTTCCAGTTTTTCACGAAGTTCACGGGATTGAACTGTTCGTGCTTGGCTGGCGCATCGTAGTACGGGCCGCCGTTTTCCCATTCGGTGAACCAGAGTTCTTCCGTCGCGTAAGCCATGCCGCGATTGTCGAACACGCCATCGTGGTTGACCAGGCATTTGAAGCCGTCCGGCCAGTTCCCGGCGATCCAGTTCATCATGTAGCCGCCGTACGACGCGCCCAGCGCGCAGCTGCGCTCGCGGTCCAGCCATGGAAACTTCTTGGTGGCCGCTTCCAGGCCCTTTTGCAGGTCGACCAGCGGCTTGCCGCCCCAGTCGCCGCTGATGGAGTCCGTGAACTTCTGGCCATAGCCGGTGGAGCCGTGGAAGTCGATGAAGACGGTGGCGTAGCCGGCGCCTGCATACACTTGCGGATTCCAGCGGTAGCTCCAGCTATTGCCGAAGCTGCCTTGCGGGCCGCCGTGCACGAGGAATGCGACAGGATACTTTTCACCCGCCTTGGCGTTCCATGGCTTCATCACGTGGCCGTAGACGGTTTCGCCATTCGCGCCCGCGAACGAGAATTGTTCATATTCGCCGAAACGCACATCGGCCAGCGCTTGCGCATTCTGTTTCGTCAGCTGGACCATCGGCGCGTTTTCCGACTTCGCGTCGAGCTTGCGCGTGTACAGCTGCGCGCCCGAGGCCAGGTTGGCTTGCGCCAGCACGATGGTGTTGCCGCGCACGTCGAAGTCGCCCACGGCGCCCTTGCCAGTCAGCGCATTGACCTTGCCGCTGGCCGCGTCGATGTGGAACAGACGGTGCTGGCCTACGTCATCGGCGGCGACGAGGAAGGCCTTGCCATCCGGCGTCCAGCGGAAGTCGGCCACGGAACGGTCCCAGTCGTCGGCCACGGTGCGCTTCTTGCCTGTGGCGACATCCATCAAGACCAGGTGGAAGCGGTCCGCCTCGAAGCCCGGCTTGGTCATGGCCACATAGGCCAGGGTGCGGCCATCGGGCGAGTAGGTGGCCTTGGCATCCCAGGCGGGATTGTCGGCGGTGAGGTTGCGCGGCGCCTGGCCACCAGTTGCTGGAATAGTGTAGACGTCGAAGTTGGTCGACCACGATTCCGTGCGACCGGCCACGCGCACGGAGAAGGCTACCGTCTTGCCGTCCGGGCTGAAGTGGTATTCGCCATTGTCGCCGAAGGGCTTCGATGGCGCGTCGCCATCGAGGGTGCCGCTCAGGCTAACGGGCGTGGCGCTGACCTTGCCGGTGGCGTCGATGGGCGCCGAGTACAGCGCGTTGCGTCGGCCGTCGGCCCAGGTATCCCAGTGGCGCACGAACATCTGGTCGTAGACCATGCCGCTCGCCTTGTTCTTGGCTTTTTCATCCAGGCGCTTCTTGGTGCAGGCGATATCCGCGCAATCGAGGAAGACGCCCATGCTGAAGGCCAGGCGATCGCCCTGCGGCGACAGCCGGTAGGTGTCGACGTCCAGCGCCAGGTCGGTGACCTTTGCTGCTTCGCCGCCGTTCAGGGGCAGCTGCCACACTTGCGAGGAGCCGGAGCGGCCGGACAGGAAGTAGATGGCGTCGCCGTTCGGCGACCATTGCGGGTCGCTGGCGCTGGCATCGCCGCGCGTGAGCTGGCGTGGCGCCGCGTTCGGCGCGCGCAGGTCGATCATCCACAGCTGCGTGTTGCCGCGGTTTTTGTCCAGGTTGGTAGTACGCACCGTGTAGACGACGCGCGTGGCGTCCGGCGACAGCACGGGGCTGCCTACGCGTTCCATGGCAACCATG is from Janthinobacterium sp. 61 and encodes:
- a CDS encoding AraC family transcriptional regulator; translated protein: MPRKADAALPQMELEQQRDATPGFEPKGSFGFIRYLEHGFPNALVRWHYHDEYELHLIVKTSGKVFVGDYIGQFAPGHLVLTGPRVPHNWVSLDTPPEGVALRDMVIQFSHAPLASMAAAIPELKGIFPLLQRALHGVEFFGASEQSLRRFRRIRDSSGLPRFIEFLTLLGELAQTSDYQLLSTVPMQSSDDDVALARISSAINFIVHNYSSQFSLKQLAEQVDMPERTFSRFFRSATGNSFTDFVNRLRINKACQLLMETERYVSNICYEAGFNNVANFNRRFLELKGMTPKEFRQQALGRFGE
- a CDS encoding AraC family transcriptional regulator, yielding MEHLWQKDSDRKAPELERESYDGIINYLEHGYPSSRVRWHCHEEYELHLIVATSGRLFVGDYIGEFSPGHLVLTGPRLPHNWISNVVPEGGVALRDMIVQFAHAPLAGAARVIPELRELLPLLERSSYGVEFFDMGHEAEQHLARIRVTHGAERFAEFVQLMSKLARTANYRLLSSASLRSYDDDATLAKVNAVLNYITDNYREPISAEMLAEQVGMSLSKFSRFFRKATGNSFTDFISRLRINKACQLLMDTDHYVSNVCYDVGFQNVANFNRRFLQVKGVTPKEFRRQADGRFGGIGGPVADTPLA
- a CDS encoding sugar ABC transporter substrate-binding protein; its protein translation is MKRSAIAALCAACLSSSAFAATDLVIATVNNGHMIEMQKLGKFFEQANPDIKLKWVTLEEGVLRQRMTTDIATKGGQFDVMTIGLYETPIWGKKNWLIPIKPDARYDIDDLLPAIREGLSGDGKLYASPFYGESSMIMYRSDLVKKAGMTIEDRPTWNQLRDVAAKLHDPANGVYGICLRGKPGWGDNMALITTMANSYGGQLFDMQWKPQFTSKPWKDAVTMYVDLMKKYGPPGAAANSFNENLALFNQGKCGIWIDATIAASFITDPKQSKVADKVAFAQSPVGVTERGANWLWIWSLAIPSSSKHPNEAQRFINWATSPDYVKLVAKETSWANVPTGTRKSTYASPEFQKVAKFAAAEGKALATTRAVQSTMLPSPYVGVQFASIPEFQVIGVAAGQQMAAALLGKVTVDQALELSQQTAEREMRKGGYYK
- a CDS encoding carbohydrate ABC transporter permease, whose product is MKRIIPRTLLTPAVVAVSVISVIPLLITLFYSFVRYSMLDPSGHPFHGLANFHFFFTDASFLPALQNTFTLLFSVMLITVVLGTALGLLINEAFPGRAIVRVLLISPFLVMPAVNALMWKNMLLNPIYGLFAQISIFFGATPVDWLSAHPLFSIIMMVSWQWLPFACLIFMTALQSMDREQLEAARMDGATYLQQLRYLYIPHLGRAVSVVLMIEMIFLLSIFAEIFTTTGGGPGFDTTTITFMIYQQALLSYDVGAASAGALFAVLIANIAAFFLMRVIGKNLSK
- a CDS encoding mannitol dehydrogenase family protein, with product MDAIALKQANLERLPANVAVPAYVRGALVDSIVHIGVGGFFRAHQAVYLDDLLALPGNEQWGYCGVGLLPHDAAMRDAMRMQDGLYTVVERSAAGDTARIIGCIGEYLYAPDEPQAVLEKLADPGTRIVALTITEGGYYVNQGTGEFDAQHPDIVHELAHPQAPRCSFGYLAAALALRHRRGLAPFTIMSCDNLQNNGDVTRKMLLAFVALRDGELARWLATHGSFPNSMVDRITPATTDEHRALVRDSFGIVDAWPVVCEPFRQWVIEDEFPQGRPAWEKVGAQMTHDVLPYEKMKLRLLNASHQALCYIGMQLGYTFAHEAMLDPGIRALVRRMMDDEVTPLLGAVEGINLASYKDTLIERFSNPAVRDQLARIGTEGSARIPKFVLPSVREALAQDGAIKLLAFTVACWFRYLEGHDEQGREMPLNDPYAVRLRALALQGGADTSPLLSLRELFGDLSDTPAFTQAVGQALASLYGLGARAALERVLA
- a CDS encoding carbohydrate ABC transporter permease, producing the protein MPSKFNLVGRTAAAWLCALLLFFPIFWLGLMAFKTEGQAISTPPLLFFTPTLDSFREVLARDNYFGYAWNSLFTSVVSTAIGLLIAIPAAYSMAFFPTGGTIGLLKFMLSSRYMPGVGALMPIYICYQYFGLLDTRIGLTIMFMLMNLPIMIWLLYTSMKELPREILEASRMDGATVWDEFRHVVLPLSVGGIASTALVCMVWSWNESFWSLNLGASNAGTLAWLIASYSSPEGLFWAKLSAASLMAIAPIMALGWFCQKQLVQGMTFGAVK
- a CDS encoding ABC transporter ATP-binding protein, translated to MAYLQLSNIEKFFGEHRAIKGIDLDIQQGEFVVFVGPSGCGKSTLLRLIAGLEPIDGGKLSLDGRDITNVPSSKRDLAMVFQSYALYPHMTVFQNMSFALKLAGVDPAIIREKVDKAAAILDLGKYLERTPKELSGGQRQRVAIGRAIVRDPKVFLFDEPLSNLDAALRVQTRIEIAKLHRELGATTIYVTHDQVEAMTLADRVVVLRDGQIEQHGAPLELYDHPANRFVAQFIGTPSMNVVPADAAPQLLAQAGSAAQADGFVGIRPEHVHLGAAQPGSVPVTVDLVESLGVETLTYVRLPNNVQLVSRGAERSSLQPGQQTHLTFEPGFVHYFDRAGKTYAAAKGAL